In one Komagataeibacter sp. FNDCR2 genomic region, the following are encoded:
- the folD gene encoding bifunctional methylenetetrahydrofolate dehydrogenase/methenyltetrahydrofolate cyclohydrolase FolD, whose translation MTGPALSETQEPSRARLIDGKGFASRLTQDIAADVQAFYDRHHITPGLAVVLVGNDPASEVYVRNKALQTHRAGMRSFMHMLPATTSQDELLGLVERLNVDPEIHGILVQLPLPAGLDPVAVTNAIAPEKDVDGLGVVNAGRLALGLPGLVPCTPLGCLLLLRHYVGDMRGKDALVIGASNLVGRPMAELLLQEGCTVTVAHIDTRDTAALARQADIVVVATGVRELVRGDWIKPGATVIDVGISRVTLPSGKTRLVGDVKFDEVVQHAGLITPVPGGVGPMTIACLLRNTLDAARMIVEAQAR comes from the coding sequence ATGACCGGCCCAGCACTATCCGAAACGCAGGAACCATCCCGCGCCCGCCTGATCGATGGCAAGGGATTCGCCTCCCGCCTGACGCAGGATATCGCGGCCGATGTCCAGGCTTTCTATGACCGGCACCACATTACTCCCGGCCTTGCCGTGGTGCTGGTGGGCAACGACCCGGCCAGTGAGGTCTATGTGCGCAACAAGGCGCTCCAGACCCACCGCGCGGGTATGCGCTCGTTCATGCACATGCTGCCCGCCACCACGTCGCAGGACGAACTGCTGGGGCTGGTCGAACGCCTGAACGTGGATCCCGAAATCCATGGCATCCTTGTCCAGCTCCCGCTTCCCGCCGGGCTGGACCCGGTCGCGGTCACTAACGCCATTGCTCCGGAAAAGGATGTGGACGGCCTGGGCGTGGTCAATGCCGGGCGGCTGGCGCTGGGCCTGCCGGGGCTGGTGCCATGCACCCCGCTGGGCTGCCTGCTGCTGCTGCGCCATTACGTGGGCGACATGCGGGGTAAGGACGCGCTGGTGATCGGGGCGTCCAACCTGGTGGGGCGTCCCATGGCGGAACTGCTGCTGCAGGAGGGCTGCACCGTAACCGTGGCGCATATCGACACACGTGATACGGCGGCGCTCGCGCGGCAGGCGGATATCGTGGTGGTGGCGACCGGGGTGCGTGAACTGGTGCGGGGTGACTGGATCAAGCCCGGCGCCACGGTCATTGACGTGGGTATTTCCCGTGTCACGCTGCCTTCGGGCAAGACGCGGCTGGTCGGGGATGTGAAATTCGATGAAGTCGTGCAGCATGCGGGCCTGATTACCCCCGTTCCCGGTGGGGTCGGCCCCATGACGATCGCCTGCCTGCTCCGCAACACCCTTGATGCGGCGCGCATGATCGTGGAAGCACAGGCGCGCTGA
- a CDS encoding methylenetetrahydrofolate reductase, with amino-acid sequence MTLTSVELIPRDPETLLRDAREVSEVFPDAQMINIPDLLRFPLRSWEAAALVRPVFSRVVPHIRAIDIAPDGPLPGAEDEGLREVLVVQGDPPSDLKHRTYPNTTESIITRYRREAPHLTVYAAFDPYRRAPYQEMEAIARKKDAGAAGLFTQPVFDMRMLDLCMNWLHGENVFWGISPVVGPKSRSYWETTNHVIFPPHFEPTIEANIAFARQMMEAVARAGGNTYLMPLRVNLARYLTPLRKE; translated from the coding sequence ATGACCCTGACTTCTGTAGAACTGATTCCGCGGGATCCGGAAACGCTGCTGCGCGATGCGCGGGAGGTCAGCGAGGTATTTCCCGATGCGCAGATGATCAATATCCCCGATCTGTTGCGCTTCCCCCTGCGAAGCTGGGAGGCGGCTGCGCTGGTCCGGCCCGTCTTTTCCCGTGTGGTGCCCCATATCCGCGCCATCGACATCGCCCCCGATGGTCCCCTGCCGGGCGCGGAGGATGAGGGCCTGCGCGAGGTACTGGTGGTGCAGGGCGATCCGCCATCGGATCTGAAGCACCGGACCTACCCCAACACGACCGAGAGCATCATCACACGCTACCGCCGCGAAGCGCCGCACCTGACCGTGTATGCCGCCTTTGACCCGTACCGCCGCGCGCCGTATCAGGAAATGGAGGCCATCGCGCGCAAGAAAGATGCGGGGGCGGCGGGCCTGTTCACCCAGCCCGTGTTCGACATGCGCATGCTTGATCTGTGCATGAACTGGCTGCATGGCGAAAACGTGTTCTGGGGCATTTCCCCCGTGGTCGGCCCCAAGTCGCGTTCCTACTGGGAAACGACGAACCACGTCATCTTCCCCCCCCATTTCGAACCGACGATAGAGGCCAACATCGCCTTTGCCCGGCAGATGATGGAGGCCGTGGCCAGGGCGGGGGGCAATACCTATCTCATGCCGTTGCGCGTCAATCTGGCGCGGTACCTCACGCCGCTGCGCAAGGAATAG
- a CDS encoding NUDIX hydrolase gives MTQSPTPDAGGYVTVSTRTAYENPWTRVREDIIIRPNGVQGLYGVVERGDFVVILPLWDDAGGAQRRITLIRQYRYPVGRRMWELPMGMWEHRPDATPEDVARGELREETGLVATEMRDAGLLYQGAGYSTQKGRAYLATGLSQGPHQREETEEDITCHTVTLAEMEAMIGDGRITCMVTIAAFGLIRARGWI, from the coding sequence ATGACGCAATCCCCCACGCCGGATGCAGGCGGATATGTGACCGTTTCCACCCGCACCGCCTATGAAAACCCATGGACCCGCGTAAGGGAGGACATCATCATCCGACCCAATGGCGTGCAGGGCCTGTACGGGGTGGTGGAACGGGGGGATTTCGTCGTGATCCTGCCGCTATGGGATGATGCGGGGGGCGCGCAGCGACGCATCACCCTTATCCGCCAGTATCGCTACCCCGTGGGCAGGCGGATGTGGGAACTGCCCATGGGCATGTGGGAGCACCGCCCCGACGCCACGCCAGAGGACGTGGCGCGTGGCGAACTGCGGGAGGAAACCGGCCTCGTCGCCACTGAAATGCGTGATGCCGGCCTGCTGTACCAGGGGGCGGGCTACTCCACGCAGAAAGGGCGGGCCTATCTTGCCACCGGACTGAGCCAGGGGCCGCACCAGCGTGAGGAGACGGAGGAAGACATTACCTGCCACACCGTCACGCTGGCGGAAATGGAGGCCATGATCGGGGACGGACGCATTACCTGCATGGTCACGATCGCGGCATTCGGGCTGATCCGGGCGCGGGGATGGATCTGA